The sequence below is a genomic window from Halosolutus gelatinilyticus.
ACGCTCGATGAAATCCTCGGCGAACGCTGCTTCCGCGTCATCCGAGAGGCTGGTTTCGAGCGCGTCGTACGTACGTGAACTCGGGGCCCACTCGTCGGCCGTGACTTGCGGGATGAGGACGACCGGGAAGTCTAGGCCCTTGCTCTTGTGGATAGTCATCACGTTGACCGCGTCGTCGGCGACGTCCGGCTGACTCGTTGGGGAAGAGCCACTCTCGTCGAACAGGGAGTCGTAGTGTTCAAGCGAGTCGATGAACTCCGGGGTGAGCGGCGGTTGGACGGCGCTGTCCCCGTACTGTTCGATGACGTCCTCCAGCTGGGCGAGGTCTCGGCGCTCCTGTTCGCTGAGATACCACTCGATGTTTGTGAGTTCTGTGAGTTCGCGGTACAGATGACTGAGTGACGCAGAGTCGCGGAGTTCGAGTAGTTCCGTGGCGTGCTCGCGGGCTTCTGCGACGCGGTTAGGCTCCTCAAACTCGTCGAGCGGTGTCTCCCGGAGCGTATCCACGAGCGGGTCGTCGCCTGTATTAAGCGTGCGGAGGTCTGCGTCGCACAGACGGTACCGCATCAGGAGGACGCGATTCCAGCTCACCTCATCTTCCGGCCGTGCAAGCGCCTTCAGGTAGGCAGTGACGGTTCCGACGCCGACTGATTCCGTGGCCAAATCCCCAGCAACCTGGTACGGAATGCCAGCGTCTTCGAATTCCTCGATGACAGGTGTCGCGTGGGCGTTCTTCCGAACGAGTAACGCGATGTCGCCTGGATCGTACGCCTCATCGAGATTTTCTGCTGCACCGCTCAGTAAATTCTGTACGACGGTACGAAGTTGGGGTGCATCGTCCGAGTCGTCGTCTTCGTCCGGGAGTTCGATGGTAGCGACGGTGTCCCCGTCGTACGCGGGTTCGTCGACGCGAGTGAGTGTCTTGTGCCGTTCACGGTGGTCGAGTTTCTGAATTGCCTCGTTCGCCAGGTTGAGAATCGGCTGTCGGGAGCGGAAGTTCTCCTCCAGCGGTTCGTCCGTGAGCGCCGCGAAGGCTCGGTCGAGTTCGTCGGTAATGTTGGCGACGTTCGCGCCGCGCCATTCGTAGATCGCCTGATCGTCGTCCCCGACGACGAACAGATTATCGTCGGTGACGAGTGACGTGACGAGGTCGAACTGGAGGCGATCCGTGTCTTGGAACTCGTCGCAGAACACGTAGTCCCACCGCTCGGCGATTTCCTCGCCAACCGGAGAGTCCATCAGCGCAGCTGTCTCGACTACCAGGCCGTCGAAGTCGATGAGATTGCGCTCGTCCAGTTCTCGCTCGTACGCAGCGTACCCTGCGGTGAGATCTCGGGCAGTAAGACAGTCGGAAACGAACGAGTCGAGATGATCCGTGAGTTCGAGGTCCAGATCGTCCGGGATCCCTTTCGGGGCACCGCTTGCATACCCTCTGAACAGGTACTTCGGGAGTTTGTACGCGTTGTCTGGCAGGTCACGCTCGCCATCTTCGTGGGCCTCGAACGCGGTTTCAAGCGCATCACACAGATCGACGAGCCGGCCGAGGAAGTCCCGGGCGCTAGCTTCGATCCCGATCGTTCCCAATGCGTCGCGTTCCGCGGTGAGTTCATCGCGCACATCGGGAAGTGAGTTCAGCACGCTTGACACGGAACGGCCGCCGAGATGGTCGTTGGCAATCGTTTCGATGCGCTCCGGGAGGTCGGCGAGATCGTAGACGCGGTCGGCGGGCCCGAGGAACGCGTCGATGTCGTCTGGCGAGATGCCGCTACGCTTCATCGACCCGATGAAGTTGAGCAGCTTCGACGCGGCTCCGAACGCGTATCCGTCGCTGCCGTACACGTTGGGTTTGACTGACCGGTACTCAATGTCGTCGAGAACATCCAGCACAATAGCGTACTTCTCGGCGTCCGTGGCAACCTCGAAGTCCGGATCGATCCCGGCTTCATAGGCGTAGTCGGTGAGGATCTCGTTGCAGATCGAGTGGTACGTGTACGCGTCGATGTCGTACCCCGCTGTCCCGAGTTTTGCGTTGAGTTTCTCGCGCATCGAGTCCGCCGCGTTGTTCGTGAACGTCAACGCGAGAATCCGGTCCGGCGAGACGTCTTCCTCGTCGATGAGGTGCTCGATCTTCCGCACCATCGTGAACGTCTTGCCCGTGCCTGCGCCTGCGAGGACACGCATCGGGTACGCGTCTGAGTCGATAATTGACTCCTGTTGGGGCTCCGGTGAGACATCTGCTTCTGGCACCGGAAACCAGGACGGGTACTCGGCCTCGTCGCTCATCGTTGCACCTCCGTGGACAGTCGGTCAGCACACATTTCTCGATAGTCGCAGTCCGGGCACGCCTCCTCAGTGATAAGGTCGAGCAAGTCCGGTTCGTACGTCTCACCCGTGATGCCATCGTGGGCGTCCCGGATGAGCGCCCAGATCGTGTCGTAGTGGTCCTCGTATATTTCCGTGGTTTCCCGAGGCCAGCCACGCGCGGACACGTCGTATCCGCTTGGGGTGCTCTCGAACGACGTGCTGTTGAGGATCCCGTAGAAACTGAACCGGACCTCCATCCCGTCCTCGTAGAACGGTTCGTTCTTCACGCCTTCGACGTATGTCGCTGTCTGGAACGCGTTCCGGACCCGCTTCGGTTCGTGGGCCTCCCCGTCGAGATGGTCGCCAAGGTACTCGGCCGTCCCCGACGAAAGAACCCCGTTCGTGTTCCGCTTGTAGTCGAAAATGTGGAGCCCGTCGTCAGTCCGGACGACGTTGTCAGCTTTCCCGTGGAGTTCTCGACCATCCACTTCGCACTCCACCCAACATTCCGTATCGACGGAGTAGCGAGCGTGCTCGATCCCATCACCGCCTTCCGGATCGAAGAACGACGTGATGGCAGCGCGGTTCTCAGCTCGCTGGTACTCTTGATGCGCAGCAGATTCGTAGTCGTCCGGAGTACTGTGTTCGTCCCACTTCGCATCGAAGACCTGCATCGCCCGGTTGTGTATTGTCTCCGGGCCGTCATCGCGGTCAGTCGCATTACACACCTCTTCGATAGTCTCGTGGTAGATCGTTCCTTGGTTGAGATACAGTTCTGTACGGTCCGGCGCGTTCACGTCCTGAGCGTAGCGGTAGTCGTACAGGCGCGGACACGTCGCGTAGTTCGCTAACCGCGACGGGGAGAGCGACGAACTCATCGCCGCACCTCCCCGTTAGCAAATTCGACACGTGCACGCAACGCTTCCCGGAGCTCGTCCCCTCGGGAGCCGCTCTGTTCGAGTAGGTCCTGAATCTCACCGAGTTCCGCTTCGACCTCGTCGAGCGACACCGTCACGTCCTGACTGTTCGCGCGGCGCACTTCCGCGAGTGCGTCGTCAACCCGCGACAGCAGGTACTTCTCCGCCGCTTGCTCACTCGTAATGTGTGGCTCATCGGCCTCGGTCACCCACGGAAGATCCTCATACGCCGCTGTGAGGAACCGCGACGCCTGCGCACGCTCTTCGAGCGCCGTGTCTTCGTACTCGTAGAGACAACAGTATAGTCGCTCCGCCGCCGCACTCGCACCGACAGCCAACCGTCGCCGCGCGTGCTCCGTGTGGTACTGCGCGAACGGTCGTCCTGACGCTGTCGACATCGTCGGGAATGTCGCATCCACATCCGATCTATCGAGTTCAGTGACGCCAGGGTAGTCCGGCATTGACGCAACTCGCTCGGTTGGGAACAACCGTGTCAAGAACGGGTCACCTGGATACTCACTGTCGACGAGATTCACGAGAAACACCGCGCGGAAGGACTCGTTCTTAATCGCTTGCAAGTGATCAACGCGGACGCCGCCGTTGAGATCCGTCGCACTCGTCTGGTTTTGTTGCGGTGCGTACTCGTGGGCGCGTTCGAGCATCTCCTTGAAAGACTCCCACGTGGCATCCACGAATTCCGTATCTTCGAGGAACTCGGCCATGCGGAACGCCCGCCGGACGTTCCCGAACTGCGCCCGTGCATCCAACGGGGCCGCCCGCTCCGCAATCCGCTCTTTTAGCCCGGAGTCTGTCGCCCACCAGCGGATCGCGTCTTCGAGGCTGTCCGTCTCGTTGACACGGTCTAAGCGCTCTGTATCGAGTTCTGGGCCGTGGTCTGGTACATCATCTTCGTCAACGGCGAGATACCGAACGGCCGCGAGGAGTTCCCGAATCGCGGGATCGTCACCGAACCCGGTGACGGTTGTCGATTCCGTTGGAATCCCGGTGCCTTCGAGCGCTTCGATAATGTCCGTAACAGCACTGCCGCTTTGCTTCGTGGCGACAGCGATGTCGTCGTACCTCCAGCCCGACTGCGCGACGATCTCTTCGATTTCGTTGGCAATCTCGGCGAGTTGTTCGTCACTGGAGTCTGTAGCGAGAACGGAGACCGACCCGGCTCCCGAATCTTCCGGGACTGTTTCTTCGGCGAAATAGGATGCCGTCGCAGCAGGTCGCGTCGACGGTGTCCCCGATACCCCACGCCGGGACTCGCTGAACGAGACGTAGTCCGTGACTGGCCCTGCCTCAACCCACGTACGTCGTACACTCGCGTTCTCTTCGGTGATACAAACGAGCTCACAGTCCCCTGCGAGCGCGTCGAGATACGCGCGATCGAGCGGGAAGAACTCCTCAAACTCGACCGCGAGCACCGTATCGAAATCGACGACCTCGTCATGGGCATCCCCGGTGAGGACATCGAGCGCTTCCGAGATGAGTTGTCCGCGTTCCATGTGGCCGTGCTCGGCCAGCCACTCGTGGAACGCGTCAAGCGCAGCCGTGATATCACGGAGTTCTGGGGTTTCCCCGGGCGTGACCGTCTGCCAAGAGATTGTATCCATCAAGGCGTCGACGTCCTCGATGAACGACGGCTGTTCAGACGCCCGTCGGAGGTACTCCGTTTCCCACTCGTAGTCTGCGAGGAATCGGTGGAGGAGTTCTCGCCGTAGCGCGTCGGAGAGAATGACGCGGTCATCGGTCTGATTGAGGACATCGGTCGCGTGCACGACGAGCGACGTTACGTACGGCGTCGCCGCGCCCGGCAGTTCCGCACCTAACGTCTCACGGAACGTGTCCGTACTTGTTGGCGACCCTGTTAGAACGAGAATATCATCGGGGTCTTCGGAAGCAAGGATATCACGGTACTGCTCGGCTATAGCTGACTGAACGTTCTCGGTTCCAAATGGAACAGTTAGTAGTGTCCCGTCGAAGGACGAACGCCGAGTCACACTGACCTCCGCCAGAAATGTGACCTAATCGCTTGGGAAAAGATTGTAATGTCCTCGTATGGATCCATTACAAACTGGGACATACCCTGCTACCAAAAAACTAGTACAATCAGGTGACAGTCAACATATAGCGCCAACGTGCCCCCATATATGTCAGAAACGAATCAGCGTAGCCTCTGGCGAAGAGTAGGATGTTGTTTAAGTACGGATTACGCTAGTGAGTCGAGACAGAACACCATTGGAACTAGCAGACATTGAATCGGACCGTGCCTTTTTGATAACGTCGGGCTCATCTATCCAGTTCTTGAACCTGTTTGCGCTTTCAAACTGGACTGCCGGCCCGTAAATGCCCGCGCGGATGTGTGCTGGCGTAGCTTTCTGGAATTCCCAGCATTGCTGCTGGTCCAGATTCGCTGAGAAATCAGCGACGATCCGTCCGTCGTCTTTGAAATCGAGTTCACACAGCCCGTCGGACAGCGCACTGATCCATTTCCGACGGCCCGGATCGTGCTCCTGCTCGGCGGGTGTCTCCAGGGGCACGTACTCCGGCGGTTCCTTCTCGGCATACGCGTACAGCTCCGCAAACACGTCCCGAGCATCCGCGAGCCGGTCCGACTGGTCTGGGAGCGAGATTTCCCGCTGCAAGAACAAATGAGCGAACCATGGGAACAGGTTACAGCTGTCCGCCCGGCCCGCGATCTGCGCGGCCGCTTCCCGTTCGTCTTTCTCCAGTTCGGAGAAGTTGACGTTGAAATCCAGCGTCTTCATGCGAGTGCGGAGTTCGGATTTTGGCTTCGTCGAGTCGTTCGAGGAAAAGATGAACGTCGGCATCTGGATGGAACCGTCCCACTTCCCCTCCCAGTACGACTTGATGATGTCCCGGTCGATTTTCGACTTCGCCACGTCGTCAACGATATACGGGAAAACAGTGTCCGACGCACGAGCGCGCTCGATGTTGTTTTTGACGAAGTCGTCGCCGGTCGTGACCTCCTGTACGTACCCGTTCGAGATGAGCCGCGCCCCGAACCGCAGGAACATGCCTTTCCCGCTGTCGTTGTCGCCATGAAGGAACAGGAACGGCAGGTCCTTGTCCAGCTCTGCAGATTCGTATTCGGCGTAGTGATGTGCGCAGTAGTTAGCGAACGGAGCCCAGCAGAAGTAAATAACTCCCTCGTAGAAGTGCGCCCGCGTTTCCTTCGTCGTTCGCGTCTCTCCGAACTCGCCGACAGTTTCGACGTACTGCTCGATCAGGGCGAGTGCGTCAGCGACTTCCTGCGGATCGTCCGGGAGGGGAGCCGATAATTCGAGGACGGAGTCGTCAACCCGCAGCCCCACCGTGTTCTCCTCCCTGTCGACGTTGAGGTCGGGGTATCCGGTGAAGGTCTCTTTGTACCGTGCGATACCGGCTGGCGTCGCTACGATTTCACCGTCGTTGATCCGGATGTTATTGGCGGACAGCGTGTCGTCTAAATTCGAGATAGCGTCTTCGAGGCCCTGCGGGGAGAGACGGACACGCTTGTCCGGACTGATCTCGGTCGGATCCGTGTCCGTATCTTCGGCGGCGAACACCGCCTTCTCTGCTTCTTCGGCGTCGGTGACGACGTTGTACGTGTTGACTTGGTCGTCGTCAACTGCTTCGTCGAGCCGTGCGTTTAGCTCGGCGACGGGGTCGTCACTGAACTCGTCGCCACCCAGCCAGATGTCGTAGATCTTCGCCTCTTCTTCTGCCGTTTCGGCGTCCTCGATTTCCTCGGTGAGGTTCTCCATGAACGGCGTCGCGTAGTCCTTGTGGAACGCGTAGAGCCGTTCGAACCACTCGTCGACGGGTGTGTCCCCGTCGGTACGCCAGGCCATGTTGACGTTGGTTTGTTTGCTCCCTTGCCAGGCCTGCTTGGAGAGGTTTGCCGACCCACAGATGAGTGTGCGAGATCCGTCCTGGTTCTCGACGATGTAGAGCTTCGTGTGGAGGAGGACACGGGCGGAATCGACGGTGTGGATGAGGAGATCACCGTCTCGTCGCAGTGATTCCAGTTGCGCGGCGATTTTCTTCGCGTTGTTCGTGTTCTTCAGCGACCGCCGATAGTCGTCGTGCTGGTTGTCCCCAACGATAACCTCCAAGGAGTCCACTGAGAGGTCCCGGTTCTGAAACATCTTGTAGATAAATGCGGGGGACTGACTGTACGTGACGCAGTAGACATGCTGGGCGTCACCGAAGTAGTTCAGAAAGCTGTCCCATGATTTGTCGGCAGCCATCTCCAGGTCGGCGGTGCTGCCGTCATCGAACTCGACTGTTGCTTCGAATGCTGTCTTGGTCATGCGAGGGTCACCGGTGTGTTGACGGGTACGTGGGTGGTTGCATGGGTCTGTGCTGGCGCATGGTCAGATGTACGGGACGCCGCGGATGACGCTGCCTTTGGTGAGGTAGCCCTTCATGGCGAAGTCGGCGCACTTGTCGGCGTAGTACGTGGTGATGGGGAGGCGGGTGGACCGGCTCAGCGAACCGACGTGTGCTTCCGACAGCCAGTAGGTTTGCTCCGCGAGCGTGTCGAGGTCTGTCGACCCGTGGCGTTTCACGATCTGTAGCGGCCGCGGCGTGCCAGGGCTGCCCTCCTTTCCGCCGGTCGTGGTCAGGTAGGAGTGGTCGCCGTTGTGGACGTGGAAGGCGATGCCTTTTTCTGCGATATCGAACCGCGAGTTCGATTCGTCGTACGCGGCGATGCGGGGGTTCCCGGATTTCCGGATCTCGACGAGGTCGAACCGTTGGATGAGATCGCGGGCTTTGTCGAGACGCTTGATGAGGTTCTCGACGTCAAGGTAGAACTTCCCGTCACGATGGATGACTACGTGCCGCGGTGGCCGGCCTTCCTCTTCGGCGAAGATTTCGAGGACGTGTTTGATGACGTTCGCCACGTCGTCCTCGTCGAATGTCTCGCCAGCCTGCTTCGTCACGGCTTCTGACGCGAGGATCGTTCCGTCGGCCATGATGACGTTCGCGGCCGCACCGAGGTGTTGCTTGGTCGCGTGGTCGTACGTCACGTCGAGCCCGACGAACGCGTCGACGTCCCCGGGAACGTCGTCGATACGCCACGGCACGCCGCCCGCTTTCCCGATGAGGGACGAGCAGATGTTTCCGCGGTAGTTGTCGTTGCCGAGATTGTCGATGGAGATCATCTGACTCGGCACGCCGAGTTGTCCGAGACGCCGCTTGAACTCCGGATACGGATCGTCGTAGTCCGCTCCTGCAGCCTCGTCAGCATCCGGCACGACGATCAGCGCCGCATCGTAGTCACTCGCTTTCTGCGCGTGTTGGGAGTAGTGGAACTCCGAGCCGAGTTCGTAGGTCTCCTGATCGAACGCCGTTGGACCCGCATCGTAGTCTGCGAGCTTGTTGAGCAGCGTGAGCACGTACGGCCGTGCGTCGTCCTCCTCATCTTCCGGGTACAGCGCGATGATGTCGAACGATTCAGGAGCCTTGTACACGCCGTATCCCTTCCGTTCCAGCCCACCGGCACCGTAGAACCCGGTCTGTCCACCCCCGAATCGAAGATTCGGTCGGTTCCGTATCTGGTGTTCTCGGTACCCGGCGTTCGTTGGCTGGGGGACAGGGTCGAAGCCAAAGTACGGCGTCGGGCCGAGTAAATCCATGAACGACGTGACGACGTTAAACCGCTCCTCGGGCTTCATCCGGCTCTCGTTGTGGATGACCTCCAGGAACGTGTCATCGACACGGCCCAACTGGTCGAATGTTGGGATGACCTTACAGTATTCCAAGAGCTGCGGGAAGATCGAATCCTCGCCGCTCCCGTACTGCAGATCGGCGATAATCGGATTACCGGCCCGCATCGAGTTGATGACGTCCTGCTCGACGTGCTTCTCGTGGTACTCC
It includes:
- a CDS encoding phospholipase D-like domain-containing protein — its product is MTKTAFEATVEFDDGSTADLEMAADKSWDSFLNYFGDAQHVYCVTYSQSPAFIYKMFQNRDLSVDSLEVIVGDNQHDDYRRSLKNTNNAKKIAAQLESLRRDGDLLIHTVDSARVLLHTKLYIVENQDGSRTLICGSANLSKQAWQGSKQTNVNMAWRTDGDTPVDEWFERLYAFHKDYATPFMENLTEEIEDAETAEEEAKIYDIWLGGDEFSDDPVAELNARLDEAVDDDQVNTYNVVTDAEEAEKAVFAAEDTDTDPTEISPDKRVRLSPQGLEDAISNLDDTLSANNIRINDGEIVATPAGIARYKETFTGYPDLNVDREENTVGLRVDDSVLELSAPLPDDPQEVADALALIEQYVETVGEFGETRTTKETRAHFYEGVIYFCWAPFANYCAHHYAEYESAELDKDLPFLFLHGDNDSGKGMFLRFGARLISNGYVQEVTTGDDFVKNNIERARASDTVFPYIVDDVAKSKIDRDIIKSYWEGKWDGSIQMPTFIFSSNDSTKPKSELRTRMKTLDFNVNFSELEKDEREAAAQIAGRADSCNLFPWFAHLFLQREISLPDQSDRLADARDVFAELYAYAEKEPPEYVPLETPAEQEHDPGRRKWISALSDGLCELDFKDDGRIVADFSANLDQQQCWEFQKATPAHIRAGIYGPAVQFESANRFKNWIDEPDVIKKARSDSMSASSNGVLSRLTSVIRT
- a CDS encoding Piwi domain-containing protein, with amino-acid sequence MAVKADIEDGEQIDISLRVTGTDEWDHDAIARKVQLADVEGTPVELTVFHNNEIADFEWKVGRWYVLENVVGNEYRGEMQLNPGYDLIVTPLDEPPAAAENSGAENTSAAQSSESDVSESSTEGDPSDESEFVRGSEVTSEPRPTADGGGELLHQHPLSEGNYLLQFELGNLAELTVHEYELRATGSGGIDPDDFTNGIEGFTAKAANYYQSRSNNPVTTADASRRRIYATEKLHSTISLHGYTIEPVHQDKTTLEARSYTDDGPLQEFVKQDVKRAVAGRFEVSGIDSIIEPTPQRTANSGLFEAYRKYKCRIRVDADGTVICGVNVAYHLESTFSAADWVQRGHDIAEVSVEHDTDLYDSARTATVKEVIDMDYDDVLDGPGVPMSEYHEKHVEQDVINSMRAGNPIIADLQYGSGEDSIFPQLLEYCKVIPTFDQLGRVDDTFLEVIHNESRMKPEERFNVVTSFMDLLGPTPYFGFDPVPQPTNAGYREHQIRNRPNLRFGGGQTGFYGAGGLERKGYGVYKAPESFDIIALYPEDEEDDARPYVLTLLNKLADYDAGPTAFDQETYELGSEFHYSQHAQKASDYDAALIVVPDADEAAGADYDDPYPEFKRRLGQLGVPSQMISIDNLGNDNYRGNICSSLIGKAGGVPWRIDDVPGDVDAFVGLDVTYDHATKQHLGAAANVIMADGTILASEAVTKQAGETFDEDDVANVIKHVLEIFAEEEGRPPRHVVIHRDGKFYLDVENLIKRLDKARDLIQRFDLVEIRKSGNPRIAAYDESNSRFDIAEKGIAFHVHNGDHSYLTTTGGKEGSPGTPRPLQIVKRHGSTDLDTLAEQTYWLSEAHVGSLSRSTRLPITTYYADKCADFAMKGYLTKGSVIRGVPYI
- a CDS encoding DNA helicase UvrD, producing the protein MTRRSSFDGTLLTVPFGTENVQSAIAEQYRDILASEDPDDILVLTGSPTSTDTFRETLGAELPGAATPYVTSLVVHATDVLNQTDDRVILSDALRRELLHRFLADYEWETEYLRRASEQPSFIEDVDALMDTISWQTVTPGETPELRDITAALDAFHEWLAEHGHMERGQLISEALDVLTGDAHDEVVDFDTVLAVEFEEFFPLDRAYLDALAGDCELVCITEENASVRRTWVEAGPVTDYVSFSESRRGVSGTPSTRPAATASYFAEETVPEDSGAGSVSVLATDSSDEQLAEIANEIEEIVAQSGWRYDDIAVATKQSGSAVTDIIEALEGTGIPTESTTVTGFGDDPAIRELLAAVRYLAVDEDDVPDHGPELDTERLDRVNETDSLEDAIRWWATDSGLKERIAERAAPLDARAQFGNVRRAFRMAEFLEDTEFVDATWESFKEMLERAHEYAPQQNQTSATDLNGGVRVDHLQAIKNESFRAVFLVNLVDSEYPGDPFLTRLFPTERVASMPDYPGVTELDRSDVDATFPTMSTASGRPFAQYHTEHARRRLAVGASAAAERLYCCLYEYEDTALEERAQASRFLTAAYEDLPWVTEADEPHITSEQAAEKYLLSRVDDALAEVRRANSQDVTVSLDEVEAELGEIQDLLEQSGSRGDELREALRARVEFANGEVRR
- a CDS encoding RecB family exonuclease yields the protein MSSSLSPSRLANYATCPRLYDYRYAQDVNAPDRTELYLNQGTIYHETIEEVCNATDRDDGPETIHNRAMQVFDAKWDEHSTPDDYESAAHQEYQRAENRAAITSFFDPEGGDGIEHARYSVDTECWVECEVDGRELHGKADNVVRTDDGLHIFDYKRNTNGVLSSGTAEYLGDHLDGEAHEPKRVRNAFQTATYVEGVKNEPFYEDGMEVRFSFYGILNSTSFESTPSGYDVSARGWPRETTEIYEDHYDTIWALIRDAHDGITGETYEPDLLDLITEEACPDCDYREMCADRLSTEVQR
- a CDS encoding ATP-dependent helicase, which gives rise to MSDEAEYPSWFPVPEADVSPEPQQESIIDSDAYPMRVLAGAGTGKTFTMVRKIEHLIDEEDVSPDRILALTFTNNAADSMREKLNAKLGTAGYDIDAYTYHSICNEILTDYAYEAGIDPDFEVATDAEKYAIVLDVLDDIEYRSVKPNVYGSDGYAFGAASKLLNFIGSMKRSGISPDDIDAFLGPADRVYDLADLPERIETIANDHLGGRSVSSVLNSLPDVRDELTAERDALGTIGIEASARDFLGRLVDLCDALETAFEAHEDGERDLPDNAYKLPKYLFRGYASGAPKGIPDDLDLELTDHLDSFVSDCLTARDLTAGYAAYERELDERNLIDFDGLVVETAALMDSPVGEEIAERWDYVFCDEFQDTDRLQFDLVTSLVTDDNLFVVGDDDQAIYEWRGANVANITDELDRAFAALTDEPLEENFRSRQPILNLANEAIQKLDHRERHKTLTRVDEPAYDGDTVATIELPDEDDDSDDAPQLRTVVQNLLSGAAENLDEAYDPGDIALLVRKNAHATPVIEEFEDAGIPYQVAGDLATESVGVGTVTAYLKALARPEDEVSWNRVLLMRYRLCDADLRTLNTGDDPLVDTLRETPLDEFEEPNRVAEAREHATELLELRDSASLSHLYRELTELTNIEWYLSEQERRDLAQLEDVIEQYGDSAVQPPLTPEFIDSLEHYDSLFDESGSSPTSQPDVADDAVNVMTIHKSKGLDFPVVLIPQVTADEWAPSSRTYDALETSLSDDAEAAFAEDFIERDARETRRVFHVGITRAEDILVLQGGSEEDDDAEDEDSVSEIVDEILPSRIPWQPERGHLPLWTDVQECLSDEAVDWTNSLASDNVGNVGGTVRHDGEELAVRVARDRVLNLATATLDGNLSPRAEREILQVASLTGPSTPSPSLSHSYTSLAAYEECPRSHYLEYVINAFPDYQETTSDAGDGVSQRTIGLLFHDTAEQAANQNVERSEEWYEICERLASQRRADDALPAAKQCIDRYFELNLHSYEIIDAEREFELEIDGHELVGYIDAVYRTSDDELVVIDYKATERHRDLQDDKQLPIYLLACRDLYDEPVARAGYAYVGDIGPKVESRTFSDDDLEAIRDGVTKSMNRIAEFSFSQYTAGEHCQWCQHNQLPCAPESFTVGPGFEE